The Saccharolobus shibatae B12 genomic interval GAAGAGAACTTAGATGCGGATACTTATACTAACAAGTACACCTACGAATCCGCACTTTACGCGATGGGTGGTGCATTAAAGGCTTTTGAGACTAACGGATTTGCATTAGTGAGACCTCCTGGTCATCACGCTGGAGTCAATGGAAGAGCTTTAGGAGCTCCTACTTTAGGTTTCTGTATTTTCAACAGCGCAGCATATCCTATTAAGAGGTATAATTTAAAAAGAGTGGCGATTATTGATTTTGATGTACATTATGGTAATGGGACGCAAGAAATCTTTTATGATGATCCAGATATTCTGCATATTGATGTACATCAAGATCCTAGGACCATCTATCCGGGGACCGGCTTTGCGGATATGATAGGTGGAAAAGACGCTGAGGGGACTAAGATCAACTTACTGATACCTCCTTTAGGTAGTGATGATTTATATGAGGAATTAATTCCAATTATTCAAGCTATTCTAGACGATTTCAAGCCAGTGGTTGTTGCGTACTCTGCTGGTTTTGACTCTTATGTTGGTGATGGTCTGGCTTCAGTTAACGCTTCTGAGTATACGTTTTATAATTTTGGTAGGATTAGCAACAAATTTACTAGAAAATATGCAGTTTTAGAGGGAGGTTATGATAAAGGTTTAATAAAAGGTTTAAAGGCATTTTTAGAAGGATTTACAAACTTGAAAATAGAATATAAGAAATATAAATCAAGTGATGCAGTTAAGTCTAGGTTTATGAACTATCTA includes:
- a CDS encoding histone deacetylase family protein encodes the protein MITIVYDDIYKYHAPKKYHVENPSRIDKALSAINQLEVKFVKPVRVDDPQIVHSEDYIKLVEKHSKLEENLDADTYTNKYTYESALYAMGGALKAFETNGFALVRPPGHHAGVNGRALGAPTLGFCIFNSAAYPIKRYNLKRVAIIDFDVHYGNGTQEIFYDDPDILHIDVHQDPRTIYPGTGFADMIGGKDAEGTKINLLIPPLGSDDLYEELIPIIQAILDDFKPVVVAYSAGFDSYVGDGLASVNASEYTFYNFGRISNKFTRKYAVLEGGYDKGLIKGLKAFLEGFTNLKIEYKKYKSSDAVKSRFMNYLSEEKNILRNYWSI